One stretch of Saccharopolyspora erythraea DNA includes these proteins:
- the groES gene encoding co-chaperone GroES — protein MASIKPLEDKIVVQASEAETTTASGIVIPDTAKEKPQEGKVLAVGPGRVDDKGTRIPVDVKEGDVVIYSKYGGTEVKYNGEEYLILSARDVLAVVN, from the coding sequence GTGGCGAGCATCAAGCCGCTTGAGGACAAGATCGTTGTCCAGGCGAGCGAGGCCGAGACGACGACTGCGTCCGGCATCGTGATCCCGGACACCGCCAAGGAAAAGCCCCAGGAGGGCAAGGTCCTGGCCGTGGGCCCGGGCCGCGTCGACGACAAGGGCACCCGCATCCCGGTGGATGTCAAGGAAGGTGACGTCGTCATCTACTCCAAGTACGGCGGCACCGAGGTCAAGTACAACGGCGAGGAGTACCTGATCCTCTCCGCCCGCGACGTGCTGGCCGTCGTCAACTGA